The following nucleotide sequence is from Acetivibrio cellulolyticus CD2.
ATCAAACCCGGTACTTCTCCCTTGCTCAGATAAGTCACTTTACTTCCGTCCAGAGAAAACTTGTATACTTTTGTTTCTCTTCTATCTACATAAACAGGAGCAATATCAGCTTTATATACATCAGAGCTTACAGTATCATCGTATGCAATTACACCATTGTTGTAATTTGTTACAGCTACATAAAGGTTTTCATTTGAAACATATATGTTTTCTCCTGCACCAAGATAAGTCTGAATATTTGCCTTTTCATCCTCTTTTGTATCAAATGCGGAAACAATCATGTAGTTTGACTCAGCTGAACCAGGGAAATATCTTATCTGAGGGCACTCGATTTTTACGTAATCTTCACTAACTATACTATCTCTATAACACGGAGTCTGAATCTCCATATCAGAATCAGAAGTGTAATAGATATTTTGGTACTTGTTAGATACCATATAAAGCACTGAACCTATCATTCTCGAAGAAACATAATTCCCGTCAATCTCAACTTCTCTTATTTTCTTGATGTTTGCTTTATCGCTGATGTCACATACAATAGCCTTTACACTATTCTTTTGATAATAGGGAGGCATTATGTACATCTTGTCAGCTGCTACTTTTGCATTTGGTTCCGCTGTGTTGTTTTCATAATAACTTCCTATAGCAACAAGTAAATTCCCTGTTAAATATATCTCCTGAGGTGTAAAATTATCATCTGTAAAATCAAGTACGCTTATTATATTCATCTGGTCGGCAGGGTAAGCTTTTGCCACAACAATACGGTCATTGTTCACCTGATATATATATTGACCATCCGTTTTTACAACATCAGCTTCATCAACTCCCTGCACTTGAACATTTGTGGTAGAATAGTCGGATTGTCCGGCACCAGCACTATTACTAACACTTTCTTTAGCAGCCGATGGAGCCTGAATGGAATTATCGGCTTTTGTATCTTGTGTTTGCGTAGCAGCTTTAACCATGAGACCTTCATCACGGTACAAGCCATAATTATTTGAGTTTGAGTTTTTTACAAGGTTTTTCAAGACTTCTGCAGAACCTACAACCGGCAGATTATTGACCTTTGATATAACCTCATCTATCATTGATTTTTCACTTGCTGTGTCAAATATGAGCTCATTATCGCTTATTACAATAAGTCCTCTATCGTAAAATACCTTTTTCCCCACAGCTTCAGCAATACTCCTCAATGGTAGAAAAGTTCTGCCCTCCTTAATTTCAGGAGCAACATCCAGTAAAATCTTCTCCTTACCTACCTGCATAGTTTTATTTCCAATAACCAATTTTAGTACTTTGCTGCCCAAAGTTATTGTCACGGTAGATGTCTTGGCATCCCAGCCCACTTTAGCCCCCATACTCTCTGTTATAAATCTGACAGGAACAAGAGTCCTCGATTCCTTTACAAATGGTTTTACATCTGCATTTGAGGAATCAACCTGAGTTTCTTTATTATTTACCATTGCCTGAGAACTGCCTATGTACAAAACAACCGCATTATTAAGCCGTTCTTCCATACTTTTTGGACTGGTTGAATTATTAGCTTCTACGGCTATAAACGTCTTCACAGGCATAATAGCTATTGCCAAAAGGGCCAAAATGCTTAGCATTTTCATGAATCTAGTCATATCTTCAACTCTCCTTTCTTGTGATTATTATTTATTTTATATTATTTGACGTTTAAAAAGAAAAAAAGTTTCAATAAAATTATGTAAAAATAGAGTATACACCTCATCATGGCATATACTCTATATTTTCACATTTTAACTATTGCTTGTTTTTCTCATAAATTATTCTTAGTCCGTCAAGCGCAAGGAAGCCATTAATTTCATCTATTGTTTCAGACTCGCTGGCAATCAGTCTTGCAAGTCCACCTGTTGCAATTACCTTTATATTGTCTTCCTTCATTTCCTTTTTCATTCTTTTTACAATGTAATCCACCTTGCCAACATAACCATACACTATACCGGACTGCATGCTCGAAACCGTATTTCGTCCAATTACAGTATCCGGCTTGGAAAGTTCAATACGAGGAAGCTTCGCAGCTTTTTGAAACAAAGCCTCTGCCGAAATTTTTATACCCGGACATATTACTCCGCCAAGATATTCGGCATTTGATGTCACTGCGCAGAAGGTAGTTGCTGTTCCAAAGTCTACAATTATAAATGGACCACCGTATATTTCAAGAGCAGCAACAGCATTCACAATACGGTCCGCTCCTACTTCTCTTGGATTTTCATACTTGATATTAATACCGGTTTTTATGCCCGGGCCTACTACAATAGGATCCAGCTTAAAATACTTCTTTATGGCATGCTCCAGAGAATACATAATAGGAGGAACTACAGATGCAATCAATACAGCCTCAACTTTACCGACATCAATTTTTTCATGGCTAAAAATATTCATGAAGAACATTCCGAACTCATCCGATGTCTTGTCTCTGTCTGTTGCCATCCTCCAATGATTCAAAAGCTTATTGCCTTCATATACTCCAAATACTATATTTGTATTCCCAACATCGATAACAACAATCATTTTTTAGTTTTTCCTCCACATGTCTATACTCCCAGTCTCAAACTCCTGATCTCCTTGAGCTCAAGCTCTATTTCCTTTTCAATTCTGGTAATGTCTGTTTTTATATCATCAATAGTCTCTTCGGCTTTTATTCTGCCCATACTTCTTGAAGCATAGTTGTTATTGTAATTATGTTTTGTCGGTCCATTATCTCTGTTAGGATAAGAACCTCTTTGGTGATTGTTCTCTTTTTGATAATTATTGTCCCTGGACGAATTATTAGAACTGCCTATATTGTTGGCATTATTCGCATTATTGGTGTTATTTGCATTACTGCTTACATTATTGGAATTATTAGCTCCATTGGGCCTGTTTGGATATTTGCCACGATTATTATCCCTGTTGCCGGATTGCTCTTGTTCACGTGGCTTGCTTTTTTGATAATCTCTCCTTCTGTTATTGTTGTATGTGTTATTGTTGCCAGCGTTATTGCCGTTATTGTTGCTATTGCTGCTGTTAGCGTTATTATTTATGTTGTTACTGCTGCTGTTGTTACTAGTGTTAACATTACTGTTGTTAACCACTGCGATACCCCCTCCTGGAATGTTTTCTTAAAAAGAATAATTTATGTTAAATTCATTTACGAACTTATATTTTATAATACAAATTCAATTACTACTTCATATTTCCAACAGCTCTTTGGCATTCAAACCCAAAATGGCTTTCTCAACATCCGGGTCAAAAGAAAACTCCCTGATTTTTTCTACTTCTTCACTTTGATCTCCCCAAGGTGAATCAGTGGCAAAAAGAATCTTCCTGTAACCATGGTTATTTATAATTCTCCTAACCTGCTCCTCACCCATAACGCGCACGCTATATGATGTATCTAAATAAATCCCGGTACCTACCAAATATTCCTCCACGCCATCCCAATACGAAAAACCGCCCATATGCGCCGCTACAAACTTTCCTTCCGGAAAAGCATCTATAACACTTCGCAATCTTTCGGGTGTCGCATGGTAAGGATAAGGAAGCCCTATATCCATCCCGGCGTGAAATAATATTACAAGCCCGAGATCAACAGCCAATTCATATATCGGATACATTTTTATATCATCAACAAAAAATTTCTGGTAATCAG
It contains:
- a CDS encoding type III pantothenate kinase, with translation MIVVIDVGNTNIVFGVYEGNKLLNHWRMATDRDKTSDEFGMFFMNIFSHEKIDVGKVEAVLIASVVPPIMYSLEHAIKKYFKLDPIVVGPGIKTGINIKYENPREVGADRIVNAVAALEIYGGPFIIVDFGTATTFCAVTSNAEYLGGVICPGIKISAEALFQKAAKLPRIELSKPDTVIGRNTVSSMQSGIVYGYVGKVDYIVKRMKKEMKEDNIKVIATGGLARLIASESETIDEINGFLALDGLRIIYEKNKQ
- a CDS encoding amidohydrolase family protein — protein: MKERMVRMIIDFHVHCFTDELAPKAVPQLAKRAKIEARLDGTVNSIKESMKKAGIDKSVVLSIATKPSQTEKINTWSSSIQDDSIVAFGSVHPENENWRDELLRLKEMGIKGIKLHPDYQKFFVDDIKMYPIYELAVDLGLVILFHAGMDIGLPYPYHATPERLRSVIDAFPEGKFVAAHMGGFSYWDGVEEYLVGTGIYLDTSYSVRVMGEEQVRRIINNHGYRKILFATDSPWGDQSEEVEKIREFSFDPDVEKAILGLNAKELLEI
- a CDS encoding beta-propeller domain-containing protein, with amino-acid sequence MTRFMKMLSILALLAIAIMPVKTFIAVEANNSTSPKSMEERLNNAVVLYIGSSQAMVNNKETQVDSSNADVKPFVKESRTLVPVRFITESMGAKVGWDAKTSTVTITLGSKVLKLVIGNKTMQVGKEKILLDVAPEIKEGRTFLPLRSIAEAVGKKVFYDRGLIVISDNELIFDTASEKSMIDEVISKVNNLPVVGSAEVLKNLVKNSNSNNYGLYRDEGLMVKAATQTQDTKADNSIQAPSAAKESVSNSAGAGQSDYSTTNVQVQGVDEADVVKTDGQYIYQVNNDRIVVAKAYPADQMNIISVLDFTDDNFTPQEIYLTGNLLVAIGSYYENNTAEPNAKVAADKMYIMPPYYQKNSVKAIVCDISDKANIKKIREVEIDGNYVSSRMIGSVLYMVSNKYQNIYYTSDSDMEIQTPCYRDSIVSEDYVKIECPQIRYFPGSAESNYMIVSAFDTKEDEKANIQTYLGAGENIYVSNENLYVAVTNYNNGVIAYDDTVSSDVYKADIAPVYVDRRETKVYKFSLDGSKVTYLSKGEVPGLILNQFSMDENNGYFRIATTTGEAWSTGANASSNNLYVLDDTMNVCGKLEGIAPGEKIYSVRFMGNRGYIVTFKTVDPLFVIDLKNPNKPEILGALKIPGYSDYLHPYDENHIIGFGKDTIETSSGGFYMGMKIALFDVSDVSKPIQKFSEVIGDRGTDSELLRNHKALLFSKEKNLLAFPVSVAEIKNKDQSAVNEWGVPQYGEFTFQGAYVYNLDLEKGFTLKGRISHISKEEYLKAGSYYYDSNKLVERILYINDTLYTLSKGMYKANSLSDLSEKGTLTIPVN